The Tripterygium wilfordii isolate XIE 37 chromosome 4, ASM1340144v1, whole genome shotgun sequence genome has a window encoding:
- the LOC119997411 gene encoding glycosyltransferase BC10-like, which produces MQSRVVPLEEGKESLVSNKVNQSRLPLRLLQVFGLFLVLCFAFSIISVYTIRRFGIEGVVTTVTSSVEPYYEEPDSLQNWIRPPSNLLHTMTDEELLWRASLVPRRRDYPFKRVPKIAFMFLSKGPMPLAPLWERFFKGHEGLYSVYLHTLPSFQDKFPSWSVFYRRQIPSQVSEWGKMSMCDAERRLIANALLDISNEWFILLSESCIPLYNFSVMYNYVVKSRYSFMGAFDDPGPYGRGRYNENMAPEVKISQWRKGSQWFGINRMIAINIVEDKKYYPKFEEFCKPSCYVDEHYFPTMLTIEAPSLLANRSITLVDWSRGGAHPATFGRADITEEFFRRMYEGQHCQYNEQKSSICFLFARKFAPSTLEPLLSLSSKVLGY; this is translated from the exons ATGCAGTCGAGGGTTGTGCCATTAGAGGAAGGCAAGGAGTCTCTAGTTTCTAACAAAGTAAACCAATCGAGATTACCTTTGAGACTGCTTCAGGTATTTGGGCTGTTTTTGGTTCTGTGTTTTGCATTTTCAATCATTAGTGTATACACAATCCGTCGCTTTGGAATTGAAGGCGTAGTGACTACTGTAACGTCTAGTGTTGAACCCTACTATGAAGAACCAGATAGTTTGCAAAATTGGATTAGGCCTCCATCAAATCTACTTCATACAATGACCGACGAGGAGCTCTTATGGAGGGCCTCACTTGTTCCCAGAAGAAGGGACTATCCCTTTAAAAGGGTCCCTAAAATCGCATTTATGTTCTTGAGTAAGGGGCCTATGCCATTGGCACCTCTCTGGGAAAGGTTTTTTAAGGGGCACGAAGGGCTATACTCGGTATACCTTCATACACTGCCATCTTTCCAAGACAAATTTCCATCTTGGTCTGTTTTTTACCGGAGACAAATCCCAAGTCAG GTTTCTGAGTGGGGTAAGATGAGTATGTGCGATGCAGAGAGAAGACTCATCGCAAATGCATTGCTTGATATCTCCAATGAATGGTTTATTCTGCTTTCTGAATCTTGCATTCCTCTGTATAATTTCAGTGTGATGTACAACTACGTAGTGAAATCAAGATATAGCTTCATGGGTGCATTTGATGACCCCGGTCCTTATGGGCGGGGGCGGTATAACGAGAACATGGCACCTGAGGTGAAGATAAGCCAGTGGCGTAAAGGATCCCAGTGGTTCGGCATTAACCGAATGATCGCCATCAATATAGTGGAAGACAAAAAGTACTACCCTAAATTTGAAGAGTTCTGTAAACCGAGTTGCTACGTGGACGAACATTATTTCCCGACCATGTTAACCATCGAAGCACCTAGTCTTTTGGCAAATAGAAGCATCACTTTGGTGGACTGGTCAAGGGGTGGAGCTCACCCGGCTACATTTGGACGAGCTGACATCACAGAAGAGTTTTTCAGAAGAATGTATGAAGGTCAGCACTGCCAATACAATGAACAGAAGTCATCAATTTGCTTTCTGTTTGCAAGGAAATTTGCTCCAAGCACTTTGGAACCTCTGTTATCTCTCTCTTCCAAGGTTTTGGGCTATTAA
- the LOC119997412 gene encoding putative uncharacterized protein DDB_G0279653 isoform X2, with product MDRDSLRNNNGLLLRASAVTTKQTRSSDFVLQWGNRKRLRCSKIQARYDSTAPVQSATVRIDRRVIRSDKGSSNHHNIAFNHKRDVYLNLRQRPVSPQAPPPPRVLRNSENSSAMRGHSNGGLRGLASPDRGTHERKGANNNHHNNNINHRHNNVNNQENNKSAGSSETAHDSKKGGSSSGSGEAAAPPAWPPKLLIALTNKEKEEDFIAFKGSKLPQRPKKRAKFIQRSLNLVSPGAWLCDLTLERYEVREKKISKKILNSLNRCSPQLFLHINRGQEG from the exons ATGGATAGGGACTCTTTGAGGAACAACAATGGATTGTTATTGAGAGCAAGTGCCGTTACCACCAAACAAACCAGGTCCTCCGATTTCGTGCTTCAGTGGGGAAACCGAAAGCGGCTCAGGTGCTCCAAGATCCAAGCCAGATACGATTCCACGGCTCCGGTACAGAGTGCCACTGTCCGGATCGATCGCCGGGTCATAAGATCCGACAAGGGCTCCTCAAATCACCACAATATTGCATTCAATCACAAAAGAGATGTGTACTTAAATCTCCGGCAACGGCCAGTCTCGCCGCAGGCACCACCGCCTCCACGTGTTCTGAG GAACTCTGAGAATTCCAGTGCCATGAGAGGCCACAGCAACGGCGGTTTGAGGGGGCTTGCTTCACCGGATAGGGGAACACACGAGAGAAAAGGAGCTAATAATAACCACCACAACAATAACATCAACCACCGTCACAACAACGTCAATAATCAGGAGAATAACAAGTCAGCTGGGTCTTCGGAGACAGCACATGATAGCAAGAAGGGAGGGTCATCTTCAGGGAGCGGCGAGGCTGCTGCACCACCAGCGTGGCCACCTAAGTTATTGATTGCTTTGACtaacaaagagaaagaagaagatttcATTGCCTTTAAGGGATCTAAGCTTCCCCAAAGACCCAAGAAGAGAGCCAAGTTTATTCAACGCTCCCTCAAT TTGGTGAGCCCTGGAGCATGGCTTTGCGATCTGACCCTTGAACGGTACGAAGTTAGGGAGAAAAAGATCTCCAAGAAG ATATTGAACTCCTTAAATAGATGTTCTCCTCAACTCTTTCTCCATATTAACAGAGGCCAAGAGGGTTGA
- the LOC119997412 gene encoding uncharacterized protein LOC119997412 isoform X1, whose product MDRDSLRNNNGLLLRASAVTTKQTRSSDFVLQWGNRKRLRCSKIQARYDSTAPVQSATVRIDRRVIRSDKGSSNHHNIAFNHKRDVYLNLRQRPVSPQAPPPPRVLRNSENSSAMRGHSNGGLRGLASPDRGTHERKGANNNHHNNNINHRHNNVNNQENNKSAGSSETAHDSKKGGSSSGSGEAAAPPAWPPKLLIALTNKEKEEDFIAFKGSKLPQRPKKRAKFIQRSLNEGTVLVSGSPFIRCLFRLFLTGKAKKAHKGAITKRWVYTCQLQHGCVPTGDLKVCWKSVNKSTTSCRRGLGE is encoded by the exons ATGGATAGGGACTCTTTGAGGAACAACAATGGATTGTTATTGAGAGCAAGTGCCGTTACCACCAAACAAACCAGGTCCTCCGATTTCGTGCTTCAGTGGGGAAACCGAAAGCGGCTCAGGTGCTCCAAGATCCAAGCCAGATACGATTCCACGGCTCCGGTACAGAGTGCCACTGTCCGGATCGATCGCCGGGTCATAAGATCCGACAAGGGCTCCTCAAATCACCACAATATTGCATTCAATCACAAAAGAGATGTGTACTTAAATCTCCGGCAACGGCCAGTCTCGCCGCAGGCACCACCGCCTCCACGTGTTCTGAG GAACTCTGAGAATTCCAGTGCCATGAGAGGCCACAGCAACGGCGGTTTGAGGGGGCTTGCTTCACCGGATAGGGGAACACACGAGAGAAAAGGAGCTAATAATAACCACCACAACAATAACATCAACCACCGTCACAACAACGTCAATAATCAGGAGAATAACAAGTCAGCTGGGTCTTCGGAGACAGCACATGATAGCAAGAAGGGAGGGTCATCTTCAGGGAGCGGCGAGGCTGCTGCACCACCAGCGTGGCCACCTAAGTTATTGATTGCTTTGACtaacaaagagaaagaagaagatttcATTGCCTTTAAGGGATCTAAGCTTCCCCAAAGACCCAAGAAGAGAGCCAAGTTTATTCAACGCTCCCTCAAT GAGGGCACTGTTTTGGTTAGTGGTTCACCGTTTATTCGGTGTCTATTTCGCCTTTTTCTTACCGGGAAAGCAAAGAAAGCGCATAAAGGGGCAATAACCAAGAGATGGGTGTACACGTGTCAGTTGCAGCATGGATGTGTACCGACTGGTGACCTAAAAGTTTGTTGGAAGTCTGTGAACAAGTCCACCACTAGTTGTCGCAGGGGATTGGGGGAATAG
- the LOC119997621 gene encoding uncharacterized protein LOC119997621: MMEGIDGQSSEPVRYTLKPARINNEDILFCIDVDAESMVEMKATGPNGRPLTRLDAIRQAILLFINSKLSINPEHRFGFAALAKSASLLRKEFSSEVEFAITVLRGLSTSSSGQADLTHLFKIAAHEAKKSRAQHRIFRVILIYCRSSVRPQHQWPVNQKLFTLDVIYLHDKPGPDNCPQEVYDALVDTLEHVSEYEGYIHESGQGLARALFRHMCVLLSHPQQRCQQDDLDIPKSLVKKSPAADSANAEDSVTVSSQ, translated from the exons ATGATGGAGGGAATCGACGGACAGAGTTCGGAGCCTGTTCGGTACACGTTGAAGCCGGCGCGCATAAACAATGAGGACATACTGTTCTGCATAGATGTGGACGCAGAATCGATGGTGGAAATGAAAGCCACAGGTCCTAATGGGAGGCCACTGACCAGATTGGACGCGATCAGGCAAGCTATCCTTCTCTTCATCAATTCCAAGCTCTCCATCAACCCTGAACATCGCTTTGGTTTCGCGGCTCTCGCTAAATCCGCTTCTTTG CTCCGTAAAGAGTTTAGCAGTGAAGTTGAGTTTGCTATAACTGTGCTTCGGGGCCTCTCAACTTCATCTTCTGGTCAAGCTGATCTCACACATCTATTCAAGATAGCAGCTCATGAAGCAAAGAAATCTCGTGCCCAGCACCGGATATTCAGGGTG ATTCTTATCTACTGTAGGTCATCTGTACGACCACAACATCAATGGCCTGTAAACCAGAAGCTCTTCACTTTAGATGTTATATACCTTCATGACAAGCCTGGACCTGACAACTGCCCCCAGGAAGTCTATGATGCACTTGTTGACACCCTCGAACATGTCAGCGAGTATGAGGGCTATATCCATGAAAGTGGGCAGGGGCTAGCACGTGCTCTATTCCGACACATGTGTGTGCTTTTATCACACCCTCAGCAGCGCTGCCAACAAGATGATCTTGACATACCCAAGTCTCTTGTAAAGAAGTCTCCGGCAGCTGATTCAGCGAATGCTGAAGATAGTGTTACTGTATCTAGCCAGtga
- the LOC119997614 gene encoding vacuolar-processing enzyme-like: MTHLSTELLLILAVCSVVCGGRDIYGDVLRLPSETSRFFRAGEVVDDFDDDSTGTRWAVLIAGSNGYWNYRHQADVCHAYQLLRKGGLKEENIIVFMYDDIANNEENPRPGVIINNPKGGDVYEGVPKDYTGEQVNVDNFFAVILGNKTALSGGSGKVVDSGPNDHIFIYYTDHGGPGILGMPTYPYLFANDLIDVLKKKHASGTYKRLVFYLEACEAGSIFEGLLPNDLNIYATTASNAEESSWGTYCPGETPSPPPEYETCLGDMYSIAWMEDSDVHNLQTETLHQQYELVKARTADDNSIYGSHVMQYGDVGLSKDNLFQYMGTNPANDNYTFVEENSLRLPSKAVNQRDADLVHFWDKYRKAPEGSPRKVEAQKQFLEAMSHRVHIDNSMKLIGKLLFGIEKGPEVLNAVRPAGQPLTNDWDCLKSMVRTFELHCGSLSQYGMKHMRSLANICNAGIVKEQMAEASAQACVTVPSGPWSSLNKGFSA; the protein is encoded by the exons ATGACTCACCTCTCCACCGAACTTCTTCTAATCCTCGCCGTATGCAGTGTTGTATGCGGCGGAAGGGATATTTACGGTGACGTCCTTCGCTTGCCGTCTGAGACTTCCAGGTTCTTCCGTGCGGGCGAGGTTGTAGACGATTTTGATGATGACTCTACGGGGACAAGATGGGCGGTTTTGATTGCTGGATCCAATGGTTATTGGAATTACAGACACCAG GCTGATGTTTGCCATGCCTATCAACTATTGAGGAAGGGTGGACTGAAAGAGGAAAATATCATTGTTTTCATGTATGATGACATTGCCAACAATGAAGAGAACCCTAGGCCTGGGGTAATCATTAACAACCCTAAAGGTGGTGATGTTTATGAAGGAGTCCCAAAG GATTATACTGGTGAACAGGTCAATGTTGACAACTTTTTCGCTGTTATTCTTGGAAACAAAACTGCCCTTTCTGGGGGTAGTGGGAAGGTTGTGGACAGTGGTCCCAACGATCACATCTTCATATACTACACCGATCACGGAGGTCCTGGGATCCTCG GGATGCCTACATATCCTTACCTTTTTGCGAACGATCTGATCGATGTGCTAAAAAAGAAGCATGCTTCTGGGACTTACAAGCGCTTG GTATTTTATCTTGAAGCCTGTGAGGCTGGAAGCATCTTCGAGGGGCTTCTTCcgaatgatttaaatatttatgCAACCACAGCTTCAAATGCAGAAGAGAGCAGTTGGGGAACCTACTGCCCTGGAGAGACTCCTAGTCCCCCACCAGAGTATGAAACCTGTTTGGGCGACATGTACAGTATTGCTTGGATGGAGGATAG CGACGTACACAATTTGCAGACAGAGACTTTGCACCAGCAGTATGAACTG GTTAAAGCGAGAACTGCAGATGACAATTCTATCTATGGGTCACACGTCATGCAATATGGTGATGTAGGGCTTAGCAAGGACAATCTCTTCCAGTATATGGGTACAAATCCTGCAAATGATAACTATACTTTCGTTGAGGAAAATTCTTTGAGGCTTCCTTCAAAAGCTGTTAACCAGCGGGATGCTGATCTTGTTCACTTCTGGGACaag TACCGCAAAGCTCCTGAAGGCTCTCCCAGGAAGGTTGAAGCTCAAAAGCAGTTTTTGGAAGCAATGTCACACAGAGTGCATATTGACAACAGCATGAAACTTATAGGAAAACTCTTATTTGGAATTGAAAAGGGTCCTGAGGTCCTGAATGCTGTTCGACCTGCCGGTCAACCTCTTACTAATGACTGGGACTGCCTCAAGTCCATG GTGAGGACCTTTGAGCTGCATTGTGGATCACTATCCCAGTACGGGATGAAGCACATGCGCTCCCTTGCAAATATCTGCAATGCTGGTATTGTGAAGGAGCAGATGGCCGAGGCATCGGCACAGGCTTGCGTCACTGTTCCATCTGGTCCTTGGAGCTCTCTCAACAAGGGTTTCAGTGCATAG
- the LOC119997622 gene encoding uncharacterized protein LOC119997622, producing the protein MGEGESILEAIYEEDDLVDGEDVEMIDVEEGECVDKESHIGSGGTDVGQSIGGNVSSVNQGSESKNHRRKANKKKNKKKRRGPLSNVTDVNRFVLDTCRRLKEKKSYMVYNAVGCLGVSALSDIVNEVDAIQSCGGQMTADGRRLRTGGGILWNIIKAREPMAYKEIMKKAKEFEKQFRQQTIRKAPELRKDGSPEKTFCAVAEKTTVNVPDGSEQISRNQCEPYSVEEKHKSVHDRIRAPVSYDDLFAEDPKTD; encoded by the exons ATGGGGGAAGGAGAGAGCATATTGGAAGCCATTTATGAAGAAGATGACTTGGTAGATGGTGAAGATGTTGAGATGATTGATGTAGAAGAAGGAGAATGTGTGGACAAGGAATCACATATTGGTTCTGGAGGTACTGATGTAGGACAAAGCATCGGTGGAAATGTCAGTTCTGTAAATCAAGGATCAGAGAGTAAAAACCACAGGCGAAAggcaaataagaagaagaataagaaaaagagGAGAGGTCCTTTGTCAAATGTGACAGATGTAAACAG GTTTGTGCTGGACACGTGTCGACgtttaaaagagaaaaagtcCTACATGGTATATAACGCTGTAGGCTGTCTTGGTGTTTCTGCACTTAGTGATATTGTCAATGAG GTGGATGCAATTCAGTCTTGTGGAGGGCAGATGACTGCTGATGGCAGACGTTTACGCACAGGTGGTGGAATATTATGGAACATCATTAAAGCACGAGAACCCATGGCTTACAAAGAGATAATGAAAAAGGCAAAGGAATTTGAG AAGCAATTTAGGCAACAAACTATCAGAAAAGCACCAGAGCTAAGAAAAGATGGATCCCCTGAAAAAACTTTCTGTGCGGTTGCTGAGAAGACCACAGTTAACGTTCCAGATGGTTCTGAGCAGATTTCTCgaaatcaatgtgaaccatacAGCGTTGAAGAAAAACATAAATCTGTTCACGACAGGATCAGAGCACCTGTTTCGTATGATGACCTTTTTGCGGAGGATCCAAAAACTGATTAA
- the LOC119997412 gene encoding uncharacterized protein LOC119997412 isoform X3, with protein sequence MDRDSLRNNNGLLLRASAVTTKQTRSSDFVLQWGNRKRLRCSKIQARYDSTAPVQSATVRIDRRVIRSDKGSSNHHNIAFNHKRDVYLNLRQRPVSPQAPPPPRVLRNSENSSAMRGHSNGGLRGLASPDRGTHERKGANNNHHNNNINHRHNNVNNQENNKSAGSSETAHDSKKGGSSSGSGEAAAPPAWPPKLLIALTNKEKEEDFIAFKGSKLPQRPKKRAKFIQRSLNLVSPGAWLCDLTLERYEVREKKISKKRPRGLKAMGNMDSDSE encoded by the exons ATGGATAGGGACTCTTTGAGGAACAACAATGGATTGTTATTGAGAGCAAGTGCCGTTACCACCAAACAAACCAGGTCCTCCGATTTCGTGCTTCAGTGGGGAAACCGAAAGCGGCTCAGGTGCTCCAAGATCCAAGCCAGATACGATTCCACGGCTCCGGTACAGAGTGCCACTGTCCGGATCGATCGCCGGGTCATAAGATCCGACAAGGGCTCCTCAAATCACCACAATATTGCATTCAATCACAAAAGAGATGTGTACTTAAATCTCCGGCAACGGCCAGTCTCGCCGCAGGCACCACCGCCTCCACGTGTTCTGAG GAACTCTGAGAATTCCAGTGCCATGAGAGGCCACAGCAACGGCGGTTTGAGGGGGCTTGCTTCACCGGATAGGGGAACACACGAGAGAAAAGGAGCTAATAATAACCACCACAACAATAACATCAACCACCGTCACAACAACGTCAATAATCAGGAGAATAACAAGTCAGCTGGGTCTTCGGAGACAGCACATGATAGCAAGAAGGGAGGGTCATCTTCAGGGAGCGGCGAGGCTGCTGCACCACCAGCGTGGCCACCTAAGTTATTGATTGCTTTGACtaacaaagagaaagaagaagatttcATTGCCTTTAAGGGATCTAAGCTTCCCCAAAGACCCAAGAAGAGAGCCAAGTTTATTCAACGCTCCCTCAAT TTGGTGAGCCCTGGAGCATGGCTTTGCGATCTGACCCTTGAACGGTACGAAGTTAGGGAGAAAAAGATCTCCAAGAAG AGGCCAAGAGGGTTGAAGGCTATGGGAAACATGGACTCCGATTCCGAATAG
- the LOC119997618 gene encoding probable protein phosphatase 2C 72: MGICISSASSEIHGSEAQDDHENVTVFEGSVDPLGAKRLGSVYSKQGSKGLNQDAAVLYEGYGEEDGAFCGVFDGHGKNGHVVSKIVRNCLPSLLLSQQHALEKTRIADDPDTRIQSRNTESQFAVNKWREACISAFRVMDKEIKLQENLDFSCSGTTAVVVLRQGEDLVIANLGDSRAVLGTITENGIRAVQLTRDLKPGIPSEAERIRKCNGRVIALKEEPHIQRVWLPHEDTPGLAMSRAFGDFLLKDYGVIAIPDINHRQLNSNDQFVVIATDGVWDVLSNNQVASMVWAAESEETAAKAVVDAAVAAWKNRFPSSKVDDCTAVCLFLKNKKQ, translated from the exons ATGGGAATCTGCATATCCTCTGCATCTTCAGAGATTCATGGCTCTGAAGCCCAAGATGACCATGAAAACGTGACAGTATTTGAAGGAAGTGTTGATCCTCTTGGAGCTAAGAGACTTGGTTCTGTTTATTCTAAGCAAGGGAGCAAGGGACTTAACCAAGATGCTGCAGTTCTCTACGAG GGCTATGGAGAGGAAGATGGAGCATTTTGTGGAGTTTTTGATGGGCATGGAAAAAATGGTCATGTGGTGAGCAAGATTGTGAGAAACTGCTTGCCATCACTCTTGCTAAGCCAACAGCATGCTCTGGAAAAGACGAGGATTGCAGACGATCCCGATACTCGAATTCAATCTCGAAACACAGAGAGTCAATTTGCAGTAAACAAATGGAGAGAGGCTTGTATCAGTGCTTTCAGGGTTATGGACAAAGAAATAAAGCTTCAGGAGAACTTAGACTTTTCTTGCAGTGGAACCACAGCTGTAGTTGTCCTAAGACAG GGTGAAGATCTAGTCATAGCTAATCTTGGTGATTCAAGGGCAGTGCTAGGGACAATCACTGAGAATGGCATCAGAGCTGTTCAATTAACTAGAGATTTAAAGCCTGGGATACCTA GTGAAGCAGAGAGAATAAGGAAGTGCAATGGCAGAGTGATAGCACTGAAAGAAGAGCCACATATCCAGCGAGTTTGGCTACCACATGAAGACACTCCAGGCCTAGCCATGTCAAGAGCTTTCGGAGACTTCCTACTTAAAGACTACGGCGTAATCGCAATCCCAGACATCAACCATCGCCAACTAAATTCGAATGACCAGTTTGTTGTTATTGCAACTGATGGG GTGTGGGATGTGCTTAGTAACAATCAAGTTGCATCGATGGTGTGGGCAGCGGAAAGTGAAGAAACAGCCGCAAAGGCAGTGGTTGACGCCGCTGTCGCTGCGTGGAAAAACAGGTTTCCCTCTTCAAAGGTAGATGATTGCACTGCAGTATGCCTATTCTTAAAGAACAAGAAGCAGTAG
- the LOC119997624 gene encoding PITH domain-containing protein 1, producing MACLHDHSCEDHDCSADWSLYKHIDLSKVSALNEAVPGSVKSVFKAWEHRLNSSGEHLESNEGDPELLVFIPFTSDVKIKCISIVGGANGTSPSKMRAFINRDGIDFSDAQSMQAVQEWDLAENLNGVLEYQTRYSKFQSVGNITLHIPENFGGDTTQIEYIGFKGEATQLKRDVVATIVYELMPNPSDHKTRAESGGGISHVE from the exons ATGGCGTGCTTACATGACCACAGTTGTGAAGATCACGACTGCTCTGCTGATTGGTCTCTCTACAAACACATAGACCTCTCCAAG GTGTCTGCATTAAATGAAGCTGTTCCAGGAAGTGTAAAGTCTGTTTTTAAAGCCTGGGAGCATCGGCTTAATTCATCTGGG GAACACTTGGAAAGCAATGAGGGTGATCCTGAATTGCTTGTATTCATCCC ATTTACATCAGACGTCAAGATAAAGTGTATTTCAATTGTTGGCGGTGCCAATGGAACAAGTCCTTCAAAGATGAGGGC ATTTATCAATCGAGATGGCATTGACTTCTCTGATGCACAAAGTATGCAAGCCGTTCAG GAATGGGATTTGGCTGAAAATTTGAATGGAGTGTTAGAGTACCAGACAAG ATATTCCAAATTTCAAAGTGTGGGGAACATAACGCTGCATATTCCGGAGAATTTTGGTGGTGACACAActcaaatagagtacattgggtTTAAAGGTGAAGCCACCCAG CTAAAGAGAGATGTTGTGGCAACAATTGTTTATGAGCTGATGCCCAACCCTTCAGACCACAA GACACGGGCTGAAAGTGGTGGTGGTATTTCGCATGTGGAATGA
- the LOC119997412 gene encoding probable serine/threonine-protein kinase DDB_G0282963 isoform X4, whose amino-acid sequence MDRDSLRNNNGLLLRASAVTTKQTRSSDFVLQWGNRKRLRCSKIQARYDSTAPVQSATVRIDRRVIRSDKGSSNHHNIAFNHKRDVYLNLRQRPVSPQAPPPPRVLRNSENSSAMRGHSNGGLRGLASPDRGTHERKGANNNHHNNNINHRHNNVNNQENNKSAGSSETAHDSKKGGSSSGSGEAAAPPAWPPKLLIALTNKEKEEDFIAFKGSKLPQRPKKRAKFIQRSLNLVSPGAWLCDLTLERYEVREKKISKKE is encoded by the exons ATGGATAGGGACTCTTTGAGGAACAACAATGGATTGTTATTGAGAGCAAGTGCCGTTACCACCAAACAAACCAGGTCCTCCGATTTCGTGCTTCAGTGGGGAAACCGAAAGCGGCTCAGGTGCTCCAAGATCCAAGCCAGATACGATTCCACGGCTCCGGTACAGAGTGCCACTGTCCGGATCGATCGCCGGGTCATAAGATCCGACAAGGGCTCCTCAAATCACCACAATATTGCATTCAATCACAAAAGAGATGTGTACTTAAATCTCCGGCAACGGCCAGTCTCGCCGCAGGCACCACCGCCTCCACGTGTTCTGAG GAACTCTGAGAATTCCAGTGCCATGAGAGGCCACAGCAACGGCGGTTTGAGGGGGCTTGCTTCACCGGATAGGGGAACACACGAGAGAAAAGGAGCTAATAATAACCACCACAACAATAACATCAACCACCGTCACAACAACGTCAATAATCAGGAGAATAACAAGTCAGCTGGGTCTTCGGAGACAGCACATGATAGCAAGAAGGGAGGGTCATCTTCAGGGAGCGGCGAGGCTGCTGCACCACCAGCGTGGCCACCTAAGTTATTGATTGCTTTGACtaacaaagagaaagaagaagatttcATTGCCTTTAAGGGATCTAAGCTTCCCCAAAGACCCAAGAAGAGAGCCAAGTTTATTCAACGCTCCCTCAAT TTGGTGAGCCCTGGAGCATGGCTTTGCGATCTGACCCTTGAACGGTACGAAGTTAGGGAGAAAAAGATCTCCAAGAAG GAATAG